In the genome of Streptococcus mitis, one region contains:
- a CDS encoding transposase: MEQLHFITKLLDIKDPNIQIMDVINRNTHKEIIAKLDYDAPSCPECGSQMKKYDFQKPSKVPYLETTGMPTRILLRKRRFKCYHCSKMMVAETSLVKKNHQIPRIINQKIAQKLIEKTSMTDIARQLSISTSTVIRKLNDFCFKSDFSYLPEIMSWDEYAFTKGKMSFIAQDFDKLNIITVLEGRTQTIIRNHFLRYNRSVRCQVKIITMDMFSPYYDLAKHLFPYAKIVLDRFHIVQHLSRAMSRVRVQIMKQFERKSHEYKAIKRYWKLIQQDSRKLSDKRFYRPTFRMHLTNKEIIDKLLSYSEDLKHHYHLYQLLLFHFQNKEPEKFFGLIEENLKKVHPLFKTVFKTFLKDKEKIVNALQLPYSNAKLEATNNLIKLIKRNAFGFRNFENFKKRIFIALNIKKERTKFVLSRA; the protein is encoded by the coding sequence ATGGAACAATTACATTTTATCACAAAATTACTAGACATTAAAGACCCAAATATCCAAATTATGGATGTCATTAATAGGAATACCCACAAGGAAATCATCGCTAAACTGGACTACGACGCTCCATCTTGTCCTGAGTGTGGAAGTCAAATGAAGAAATATGACTTCCAAAAACCGTCTAAGGTTCCTTACCTTGAAACGACTGGTATGCCTACTAGAATTCTCCTTAGAAAACGTCGATTCAAGTGCTATCATTGCTCGAAAATGATGGTAGCTGAGACTTCTCTCGTCAAGAAGAATCACCAAATCCCTCGTATCATCAACCAAAAGATTGCCCAGAAGCTAATTGAGAAGACTTCTATGACCGATATTGCCCGTCAGCTGTCTATTTCAACTTCAACTGTTATTCGCAAGCTCAATGACTTCTGTTTTAAGTCTGATTTTTCTTACCTCCCTGAGATTATGTCCTGGGACGAATATGCCTTCACTAAGGGAAAGATGAGTTTCATTGCTCAAGATTTTGATAAGCTCAATATTATCACTGTTCTTGAGGGTAGAACACAAACTATCATAAGAAATCATTTTCTGCGCTACAATCGCTCTGTTCGTTGTCAGGTGAAAATCATTACTATGGATATGTTTAGTCCTTACTATGACTTGGCTAAACATCTTTTTCCGTATGCCAAAATCGTTCTAGATCGCTTCCACATTGTACAACATCTTAGCCGTGCTATGAGTCGTGTTCGTGTCCAAATCATGAAGCAATTTGAGCGAAAATCTCATGAATATAAGGCTATCAAGCGCTACTGGAAACTCATTCAACAGGATAGCCGTAAACTGAGTGATAAGCGATTTTATCGCCCTACTTTTCGCATGCACTTAACCAATAAAGAGATTATTGACAAGCTTTTGAGCTATTCAGAAGACTTGAAACACCACTATCATCTCTATCAACTCTTGCTTTTTCACTTTCAGAATAAGGAACCGGAGAAATTTTTCGGACTCATTGAGGAAAATCTAAAGAAAGTTCATCCTCTTTTTAAGACTGTCTTTAAAACCTTTCTAAAGGACAAAGAGAAAATCGTCAATGCCCTTCAGTTACCCTATTCTAATGCCAAATTAGAAGCAACCAATAATCTCATCAAACTTATCAAACGCAATGCCTTTGGTTTTCGGAACTTTGAAAACTTCAAAAAACGGATTTTTATCGCTCTGAATATCAAAAAAGAAAGGACGAAATTTGTCCTTTCTCGAGCTTAG
- a CDS encoding helicase — MIELKNFQQKLVDKLLKFTAPEYRVDEMVIKSPTGSGKTITLLEWMDTYIASTHDNVAFVWFTPGAGELEEQSQDKAKNFSSIKAQSLAGALLQGFGKDTATFINYESVVGKNKNAMLTDNERENLEYKIEKAFESGRHFILVIDEAHRNDTKKARDIISRFKASKTVRVSATIEDPRVPDKIEFYEVTEEEVIESGLITKSVVVNEGIEEFIDANPDISREFELLFKSAELKRKEIVQEYTKNNIAGINPLVLVQLPDKSDSEPELVSRIEDYIQNKLYKTYEDGKLGIWLAEQKRNYLDVQDLDNEVEYLIIKQAIATGWDAPRAKILIKIREQMGDTFTIQTIGRIRRMPEPLKGHYDVDVLDNSYIYTFDNDFLNGAYGQKGVGIPTPPLERKDIAKDFKLVRERALDLHAGQDEKAVRENLYQGLVREWNLTDDVASNKQKLENQSIKFGTSIVNSYKQGRFDTLEHSDRLQDRERKVEANFRANRLDLLHAYHELDRVTHLKVSQVEALLRRFFMDDKRPNKHKLLKLEANEWTAFILNNWRELREVFRKVDIYPTISMGLVEVKEDEFSIPKNVRYIYNPKLEKTVVETNVYEGYESRIIKGSEAERLFEDYIEQDKDVVDFVYKNGDKGTEYFSLVYNTASSSHHFYPDYIVKIKNGDIYIIETKGGVNAKGEDKNIDDYAPLKYEALKVYLDKYGLKGAFVRDIAGTLRYLNEGEWKDNMSEWRPIDELFGF, encoded by the coding sequence ATGATTGAATTAAAAAATTTCCAACAAAAGCTAGTTGATAAGCTTTTGAAATTTACAGCGCCTGAATATCGTGTTGATGAGATGGTTATTAAGTCACCAACAGGTTCAGGTAAAACAATTACACTTCTTGAATGGATGGATACTTATATCGCGAGTACCCATGATAATGTTGCTTTTGTATGGTTTACTCCTGGTGCAGGAGAACTTGAAGAACAAAGTCAGGACAAAGCGAAAAACTTTTCTTCCATCAAGGCGCAATCACTTGCAGGTGCTCTTCTTCAAGGATTTGGTAAGGATACAGCAACTTTTATTAACTATGAATCGGTTGTAGGTAAAAACAAAAATGCTATGTTGACGGACAATGAGAGAGAAAATCTTGAATACAAGATTGAAAAAGCTTTTGAATCTGGTCGTCATTTTATTCTTGTTATTGACGAAGCACATCGAAATGATACTAAGAAGGCAAGAGATATCATTTCACGTTTTAAAGCTTCTAAAACAGTTAGGGTTTCAGCAACTATTGAAGACCCTAGGGTTCCTGATAAGATAGAGTTCTATGAAGTTACTGAAGAGGAAGTTATCGAATCAGGTTTGATTACAAAATCAGTAGTTGTCAATGAAGGGATTGAGGAGTTTATAGATGCTAATCCTGACATCAGTAGAGAATTTGAATTGCTGTTTAAGAGCGCTGAGCTAAAACGAAAAGAGATAGTACAAGAGTACACTAAAAATAACATTGCAGGTATAAATCCATTAGTGCTGGTTCAATTACCTGACAAATCTGATTCTGAACCCGAATTAGTTAGTCGTATTGAGGATTATATTCAAAATAAGTTATATAAGACATACGAAGATGGCAAACTAGGTATTTGGTTGGCAGAACAGAAACGAAATTATCTCGATGTTCAAGACCTTGATAATGAGGTTGAATATCTCATTATCAAACAGGCAATCGCTACTGGGTGGGACGCTCCTCGTGCTAAAATCTTAATAAAGATACGTGAACAAATGGGGGATACCTTTACTATTCAGACGATTGGTCGTATCCGTAGAATGCCTGAACCCTTAAAAGGTCACTATGATGTAGATGTATTGGATAATTCTTACATTTATACATTTGATAATGACTTTCTAAATGGAGCATATGGGCAAAAAGGGGTAGGAATCCCGACACCTCCTTTAGAACGGAAGGATATTGCCAAAGATTTTAAATTGGTTAGAGAGAGAGCTCTTGATTTACATGCAGGACAGGATGAAAAGGCCGTACGTGAAAATCTTTATCAGGGATTGGTTAGAGAATGGAATTTGACAGATGATGTGGCATCGAACAAACAAAAACTAGAGAATCAAAGCATTAAATTTGGTACTTCTATTGTGAACAGTTATAAACAAGGAAGATTCGATACACTTGAACATTCAGACCGTTTGCAAGATAGAGAAAGAAAAGTTGAAGCGAATTTCAGAGCAAACCGACTGGATTTACTTCATGCTTATCATGAACTTGACCGTGTCACTCATTTAAAAGTGAGTCAGGTCGAAGCCTTATTAAGACGATTTTTTATGGATGATAAAAGGCCTAATAAACATAAGCTCTTAAAATTAGAAGCGAATGAGTGGACAGCCTTTATTTTGAATAATTGGCGAGAACTTCGCGAAGTGTTTAGAAAAGTAGACATTTATCCAACAATCAGTATGGGACTTGTAGAAGTTAAGGAAGATGAGTTTTCCATCCCTAAGAACGTACGTTATATTTACAATCCAAAATTGGAAAAAACTGTTGTAGAAACCAATGTATACGAGGGATACGAGAGTAGGATTATCAAGGGTAGTGAAGCGGAACGCTTATTTGAGGATTATATCGAACAAGATAAGGATGTGGTTGACTTTGTTTATAAGAATGGAGATAAGGGAACTGAATACTTCTCATTAGTTTATAACACAGCAAGTTCATCTCATCATTTCTATCCTGATTACATTGTAAAAATAAAGAATGGTGATATCTATATCATTGAAACTAAAGGTGGAGTAAATGCAAAGGGTGAAGATAAAAATATTGATGATTATGCACCGTTGAAATATGAAGCTCTAAAAGTGTACCTTGATAAATATGGCTTGAAAGGAGCTTTTGTTCGTGATATCGCTGGAACTCTTCGATATTTAAACGAGGGTGAATGGAAAGATAATATGTCAGAATGGCGTCCAATTGATGAATTATTTGGATTTTAG
- a CDS encoding adenine methyltransferase, whose amino-acid sequence MRENFIERPYKNEKEGAIAYVQELLKQAREDRRSEDVDKLENLVRLLNTKKYGLVWEEHAEWVEEEMKTKIPVFVEDETKMIVGEPDSEDYNFLLEGDNLHSLHLLEKTHSGRIDVIYIDPPYNTGNKDFVYNDKIVDKNDGYSHSKWLSFMSIRLNLARELLRETGVIFISIDDNEQAQLKLLCDSIFGAENFVGNFVRATGTTTGQDANKIGSSFDYCLTYRKTDKFILKGVPLSEKDLSRFKEEDEKGKYSVLQLRKTGNEDRREDRPNMFYPIISPDGEEVYPFGPHEYLSRWRVAQNSFNQLVEDDMIVWKEKKNFQSQTIDGITNSKWVPYVKYYATGRTKQVSNLLVDIEGNKKASIDLRNSLGAKKLFDYPKPLEFLRLLLTISGEKDAVVLDFFAGSGTTGHAVSQLNGEDGGNRKYILCTNNENNICEEVTYKRLANIQEELPHNLKYFKTDFVVKEEFPDVSLEYELLNYVTPLVELEFGVDISNPKVQVILSEDQLDEMNESDFLENSTLFIHPEIFFDAEQERILRDKNITKQEIPNYYFGKDMWS is encoded by the coding sequence ATGCGTGAAAACTTTATTGAACGCCCCTATAAGAATGAGAAAGAGGGAGCAATTGCATATGTTCAGGAATTGCTAAAACAGGCTCGTGAGGATAGACGAAGTGAAGATGTTGATAAATTAGAAAATCTTGTTCGTCTACTTAATACTAAGAAGTATGGTCTTGTTTGGGAGGAACATGCTGAGTGGGTTGAAGAGGAGATGAAGACCAAAATTCCTGTCTTCGTTGAAGATGAAACTAAAATGATTGTGGGGGAGCCAGACTCTGAAGATTATAACTTCCTACTAGAGGGTGACAATCTTCATAGTTTACACCTTTTGGAAAAAACCCACTCAGGAAGGATTGATGTTATTTATATTGACCCTCCATACAATACAGGGAATAAAGATTTTGTATACAATGATAAAATTGTTGATAAAAATGATGGTTATTCCCATTCTAAGTGGCTAAGTTTTATGAGTATTCGATTGAATTTAGCTAGAGAATTATTGAGAGAGACAGGAGTTATCTTTATATCGATTGATGATAATGAACAAGCACAATTGAAATTGCTTTGTGATTCAATTTTTGGTGCCGAAAATTTCGTTGGAAACTTTGTTCGTGCAACTGGGACAACAACAGGGCAGGATGCAAACAAAATTGGGAGTTCTTTTGATTATTGTTTAACTTACCGAAAAACAGATAAATTCATTTTAAAAGGTGTTCCACTTTCAGAAAAAGATTTATCTAGATTCAAAGAAGAAGATGAAAAAGGAAAATACTCAGTGTTACAATTGAGAAAAACCGGAAATGAGGATAGACGAGAGGACAGACCGAATATGTTTTATCCTATTATTTCTCCAGATGGAGAAGAAGTCTATCCTTTCGGTCCACACGAGTATTTGAGCAGATGGCGAGTTGCTCAAAATTCTTTTAATCAATTAGTTGAAGATGATATGATTGTTTGGAAAGAGAAAAAAAATTTTCAATCTCAAACGATTGATGGGATTACAAATTCAAAATGGGTTCCATATGTAAAATATTATGCAACAGGACGAACAAAACAGGTATCAAACCTGCTCGTTGATATTGAAGGGAATAAAAAAGCTTCAATTGATTTGAGAAATAGTCTCGGAGCAAAAAAATTATTTGATTATCCAAAACCGCTGGAGTTTTTAAGGCTATTACTTACAATTTCAGGAGAAAAAGACGCGGTTGTTCTTGATTTTTTTGCTGGTTCAGGAACAACAGGACATGCAGTATCTCAACTGAATGGAGAAGATGGTGGAAATCGGAAATATATCCTCTGTACCAATAATGAAAACAATATTTGTGAAGAGGTTACCTACAAACGTCTGGCCAATATTCAAGAAGAACTACCTCATAATCTAAAATATTTTAAAACAGATTTTGTCGTTAAGGAAGAATTTCCTGATGTCTCCCTTGAATATGAATTACTAAACTATGTTACACCTCTTGTTGAGTTGGAGTTTGGAGTAGATATTTCAAATCCAAAAGTACAGGTCATCTTGTCAGAAGACCAGCTAGATGAGATGAATGAATCAGATTTTTTAGAAAATTCTACGCTTTTTATTCATCCTGAAATTTTCTTTGATGCTGAACAAGAACGAATCCTTCGTGACAAGAACATCACGAAACAAGAAATTCCAAACTATTACTTCGGAAAGGACATGTGGTCATGA
- a CDS encoding Fis family transcriptional regulator: MQVILPDEQIHQIQLLLSNLIQKEIEQQIEKNALSCPYLNKQQTCDYLGISNNTLDSWIQRGLPSIKIGKTIRFHKDAIDRWLNSNN; encoded by the coding sequence ATGCAAGTGATTCTTCCTGATGAACAGATTCATCAGATTCAACTATTGCTATCAAACCTTATCCAAAAAGAAATTGAACAGCAAATAGAAAAAAATGCTTTAAGTTGTCCCTATTTGAACAAACAACAGACTTGCGACTATTTAGGAATTTCCAACAATACTCTTGATTCATGGATTCAAAGGGGGCTTCCATCAATCAAAATTGGAAAAACAATTCGATTCCACAAAGACGCTATTGACCGCTGGCTAAACAGTAACAACTAG
- a CDS encoding Replication protein RepB, giving the protein MTKEQRSSKWTFLFYKESAPADYLEVLEELHIPFVLSPWHDKDINRQTGELKKSHKHGAFFFDSLKSYKQVSDLIKDKLNGPAHVEIVQSPKGLFDYFIHAENKEKTQYDIDDIEVGCGFNLDKFLVENNSHDFMHEVVDIIEQNDFTEFEELVWYARANHTPLLGLIIERTYFFAKYLDSRRCNPMRNQDKKEDNKCK; this is encoded by the coding sequence ATGACAAAAGAACAACGCTCTAGCAAGTGGACATTCCTTTTTTACAAAGAAAGTGCCCCTGCTGACTACCTTGAAGTTCTTGAAGAACTACACATCCCCTTCGTCCTGAGTCCTTGGCACGATAAGGATATTAATCGACAAACTGGGGAACTGAAAAAATCTCACAAACACGGAGCTTTCTTCTTTGATTCTCTCAAAAGTTATAAACAAGTTTCTGATCTAATCAAGGACAAGTTGAATGGCCCTGCTCATGTAGAAATCGTACAATCACCCAAAGGACTTTTTGACTACTTCATTCATGCCGAAAATAAGGAGAAAACTCAATATGATATAGATGATATTGAAGTTGGATGTGGTTTTAATCTTGATAAATTTCTTGTAGAAAATAACTCACATGATTTCATGCATGAAGTTGTGGATATTATTGAGCAGAATGACTTCACAGAGTTTGAAGAACTCGTCTGGTATGCACGAGCTAATCACACACCACTTCTTGGACTTATCATTGAGCGTACCTACTTTTTTGCTAAGTATTTGGATTCACGTCGATGCAATCCAATGAGAAACCAAGATAAGAAGGAGGATAATAAATGCAAGTGA
- a CDS encoding cell division protein FtsK: MVSKTDAVLQSYLLQSLNMALGALMQGETSYTNSFNIVIQENGFIFIPRLPCAYILDDELYNKIFLIANASLYPHYTLLKQNATYFVPLKTDDIHVQRGLFFPWKMGISKRLVIPDLDRYTTSLPKNQIPIMENFALNLDKVNHIAICGNSGSGKSYALTYLLSVLKNQSDLIIVDPKFDTPSRWAREHQIAVIHPVENRSKSDFVSEINEKLSQCLELIQKRQAILYENPRHEFTHMTIVIDEVLALSEGVNKTIKESFFSLLSSIALLGRATRIHLLLVSQRFDHTTIPISVREQLNVLIQIGNINKKTTQFLFPDLDPEGIVIPIGHGTGLIQVIDNEHPYQVLPLLCPTYYTKKGIL; this comes from the coding sequence ATGGTATCTAAAACAGATGCCGTCTTGCAATCATACTTGCTCCAGAGCCTTAATATGGCTCTTGGAGCCTTGATGCAAGGCGAAACAAGTTATACAAACAGTTTTAACATCGTCATTCAAGAAAACGGTTTCATCTTCATCCCACGGCTTCCCTGTGCCTATATTTTAGATGATGAACTCTATAATAAAATTTTCTTGATTGCTAACGCATCCCTATACCCACATTATACTTTATTGAAGCAAAATGCAACATACTTTGTCCCTCTAAAAACGGATGATATTCATGTTCAGCGAGGACTCTTCTTTCCGTGGAAGATGGGAATTTCAAAACGATTGGTCATTCCTGACCTTGATAGATATACAACAAGTTTACCCAAAAATCAAATTCCAATTATGGAAAATTTTGCGCTTAATCTTGATAAGGTCAATCACATTGCAATCTGTGGAAATAGTGGTTCGGGTAAATCTTATGCTCTTACTTATCTACTAAGTGTACTCAAAAATCAATCTGATTTAATTATCGTGGACCCAAAATTTGACACGCCTAGTCGTTGGGCTCGTGAACATCAAATTGCCGTGATTCATCCCGTTGAAAATCGTTCTAAGTCCGATTTTGTATCAGAAATCAATGAGAAATTAAGTCAATGTCTGGAACTGATTCAAAAACGTCAAGCAATCCTATACGAGAATCCACGTCATGAGTTCACTCATATGACAATTGTGATTGATGAAGTTCTTGCATTATCCGAAGGAGTCAATAAGACGATTAAAGAATCGTTTTTCTCACTCTTGTCTTCTATCGCACTTCTTGGACGTGCTACAAGGATTCATTTACTATTGGTTAGCCAAAGGTTCGACCATACTACCATTCCCATTTCTGTTCGTGAACAACTTAATGTCCTCATCCAGATTGGCAACATTAACAAGAAGACGACACAATTTCTATTTCCCGACCTCGACCCAGAAGGTATCGTTATCCCTATTGGGCATGGAACAGGTCTGATTCAAGTGATTGATAACGAACATCCTTATCAGGTACTTCCACTACTATGCCCAACATATTACACAAAGAAAGGAATTCTTTAA